The genomic region ACATGCCAGGAGTACTGTAGAGAGGTGGAGAAACTGGCTTTCAAATTGCTGGAACTCATATCTTTAAGCTTAGGTTTGCCTGCTAACCGGTTGAGTGATTTCTTTAAACACCAAACTGGTATGTTGAGGCTGAATTACTATCCTCCTTGCCCTTCACCCGAGCTAGCACTTGGCGTCGGTAGGCATAGGGATGGTGGTGCCTTAACTGTTCTTGCTCAGGACGATGTCGGTGGATTACAAATTAGGAGGCAATCAGATGGGGAGTGGATTCCTATCAAACCAATCCCAAATGCCTACATCATTAATATTGCTGATGCTCTTCAGGTAACCTTACTTTTATTAGTACAAAGGAGACAAGAGAAGAGATTGTTGGTTGTTGGGGTTTAAATTGGGTAAActtcactaaattattagtaattttatatttttatcacttaACTTTAAACGGTTACAAAATGAGCactaaactattttaaaattttcatttaagtcattgaattGTTTGGATTTGTTTCGTAAATTCGTGctattcaaagttgtttcataaaaaaaactgaactaTAAAAAATGAGAGTTTTCAATTAGTGCTGAcagtataaattaaaaagtccaaacaataataattttaacaactcagtgacttaaataaaaactttcaaataatttagtgatcattttgtaactttttgaagttacataaccaaaacgtaaacttattaatagtttagtgattttAGGTGCAGTTtacccttaaaccttaaatctacGGGATGTCATCTCTTAAAAGTGATGGTATGAATGTAACTTAGGGATAAGAGACGGGGTCGTAGATGTTAGGATTCGAATCTCGAATCTACTGTATGCAACCTCTCAAAAAAAGGGTTCCATGATGCTTCTTTAGGAGAAGGAAAGGGGTTTGCAGGGTTCAAATCCCGAATCTATTGGATTCCACCTCTAAAAGTGGTAGCTTGAGGAGAAAGGAAAGGGTTATAGATGTTGATATTTGAATGTTGTATACAaaaaagttgggtttcaaaacccaaatttgCTATATGCTATTCCCTTAAAATAGTTGCATTTAACTACTAAGCTGAACTTTAGGCTCACCCAAACACGGTTTCGGGCCTAGTTAGACAAGTTACTTGCGTTTTCGATTGAATCTAAGGCAAATTTGAAGATCATATTGTTAAAACGAGATGGCATTTTGCAGGTCTGGAGCAATGATCTTTATGTGAGTGCGGAGCACAGAGTTGTGGTGAATTCCGAACAGGAAAGATTTTCGATTCCGTTATTCTTCTTCCCTTCCCACTATGTCAAAGTGGAGCCTCTAGAGGAGCTAGTGAATGAGCAAAACCCAGCGAAGTATAAAGAATATAGCTGGGGAAAGTATTACATTAATCGAACCGGCAGCAACTACAAGAAACTCGAGGCTGAAAACCTTCAAATCGACCATTTCAAGACGCCAGAATCCAAATAATTGCTGCACTCTATCATCTCTGATTCTAAACCATTACCCGTTTTTTAGTTTCAGCTTCAAGTTCTCATCATATGATATAATGAACATAGTTTGTATCATATAGAAAAATATGCTTTTAGTATGTTTCGGCTACGTGATTATATGCTTTTAGTATGTTTAGGCTACGTGATTATATGTAAGATTTTAAGTTGAATAAAAAGATTGTTTTCATatgattttcataaattaatgtTGTTGACAGAGTCGACTCTTTCAAGAAAAATCTTCGAAGTATCGTCCGTCGGTCAACCAACCGAATTCCCAACAACCGAAGGTATTGTCTCCATATCGAGTTTTGTTCCCAGCCTCCGCGGAGAGCTATGTACAATTCATGGAGGAGAGCGCCTCAGTTGATGGTATTGCAAGATTCAGGAAATGTGTAACCCAAATGGTACCATGGTTGCAAGTAAAGGGACTATAAGCCTCAAGTTGGTGGTTCGAGTTGCCTCACGCTCAGATATTTCCATTATTATTCACATGCCTCATACTGACACCTTTCCCGAGTCTTACAGGTACCACCAACTGAGACGCCCCCTCTGTGAACCGTACACCGCTCTTCGCGGAGGCTAGGGACAAAACTCTAACACAAGAACAATACCTTAAATTGTTAGAGATCCTATCAGCTGTCTGATAAACGACACTTCAAAGACTTCTCTCGTGAAGGAGCCAACCCCCTCAACAAATATATCAATACTTGCTTTTACAGTAAAACTTGAACTTAATCCAATTAGTTCACGCAGTTATCTATTACAAACTTTATGAACATGGAGAGACGAGGAGTCACCATTGCAGTAAGAGACAAAGGTTTtcattaaaagaacataaacaCTTCATTTTGAAAGCTAATTGCAACTAATGCTGGATTCTTCCAAGAAGCTCTCCCGAATTTCCGAGAATAAACTTAGATTAACATCAGTTAACCACCCTAGATTAGTACACGAGCATGATGAGAGTCACATCGCATATATTAACTCACCACTGCTATCAATATCTAGTTCGGAATCATTATCGAGGTCTTCCATATCATCATCAGGGTCCAAGCTACCGGTCAAATAAGAATCGAGATTATTCATATTCGTTGCAGGGATAGTAGCTTCAGAAATGATCTGCATTATCTCGTCAACACTTTGCATAGGTTGATCGGGTTCTTCGAACTGGTCGTTCATCGAGTTCTCATCCATGAGATCTGCTGGTAAGTTCTTTAGAAACCACTCATGATTCTTAATTTCAGGAATGGATATCCTCTGTTGCAATAAAAATCGAATCAATATTATATATGCTTAGAATATATAAATCTATGTTGCTCGGACTTTTCGTTTTTCTTAAGGTACCGGTTTCTAACAGATCTGGATTCCCAATGAGTTCGGGTAGCATAGTTATGAATTAAACTCTGACATTTCAGGTACAATCATAGACTAAGCCATGATAGCACAAAGAGAAAACTAACCTTTGCCGGGTCAGCAACAAAAATCCTCGAGATCAGATGACGGCACTCGGGGGATATATGGACGTAATCCGGGATTGAGTACTGGACATGTATAATCCGCTGCGAACCAACCGATTCCATTAGTCGAGATATAAGTTGCTATGTTAGCATTAACCAAGGAATGAGCTTACATGTATTGTTTTGTGGAAGTTTCTTGGATCCTCGGGGTCTTCGAACGGATATGCTCCGACCAACATAACATATATGGTTACCCCACAAGACCAGACATCTGCAACCTGAAATTTAGTTCgacattaaaattttagcatatattttaCTTGCAAGAAAATACAAATACTAAGCAATCTGAAGCAAATACGAAGCATCATTACCTTTCCGTCGTATTCTTTCTTGAGTAACACTTCGGGGGCAATATAAGCTGGAGTTCCGACTGTCGATTTCGGTTGAGAATGTAATAACGAGGACTGGGGAAAAAAGTATACTACATCAACATATTGTATACGGAAATCAAAGACAATGAAAGCAAAGTATACTATGGTACTTGAACAGAGCTACAAGCATCAAATATGGATACTTCGAGAAATTGAAGAGCACTTTTTATACCTTGGAATACCCGAAGTCACAAATCTTCAAACGAGGAGCTGGACTCCCGTCCAGTAATGTGTTCTCCAATTTCAAGTCCCGGTGGCATACTTGCTTCAGAGAGGAATTCCGGAAAAGGGATCAAACCGAGTTAACTAGTAAAAGCAACGAAACAATAGTTTACTCACCATTGAATGGCAGTAACTCACTCCTGATATAAGCTGTTGAAAGAAAAACCGAGCCTACAAACCGGGGAAACAAGTTTagacaagaagaagaaaggggatccaaacaaacaaataaagacTAATATGTAATCGATCAAACACCTCATCTTCACTAAACCGGCCTGCATTACATATCCGTTCAAACAACTCTCCTCCAGCAGCATATTCCATCACAATAGCTAGATGTGTTGGTGTTAATATGACCTAATGTAACACCATGGATTCACAAAGTTAAAAATCTTTATCAAGGATGAcgaaaaatatgataaaaattgatGGAACACTCGATTGAGGACCGACCTCTTTGAACCGAATGATATTCGGATGCCTTAGAGACCTATGATTGATAATTTCCCTTTGTACATTTTCATCTATCTGTTTGCATACAACATATTATGAAAAAAAGGAACATGAAAATAGAAAATCGAAAACaaactcaaatatcaaataccAAATACCAACCGGATCAATCATTAACAAAAGagcaagaaaaacaaaatcaaggTTGATCCGTAAAATACTATGGAAACCCTTGTATTAGAAGTCGAATTGCATTTTGTTCCAtcaaaaaataaccaaattaatctttatacataaaatcaaagaacaaacttgtccttttattaaaaatttcatcaatttctactgttaaaaattgatccTTCTACGTCGGAATGAGATACAAGTGGAACGCCACGTGTAATTTTCTAGTTATTCTAGCAACCACggtagtttttaatagtagaaatagataaaatttttaacaaaaatgaccaGTTTGGACTTCCGTGGTACTTTTACCAAGTTGATCATAAAGGGTAAAAATACCGTGGAGACCTCTATAGTaagagtcaaattgcattttatccttttattcaaaaaatagcaaactaatctttatatattaaatcaaaaagtaaattgatcATTCTGTCAAAATTTTCCTCCATTTCcacttttaaaaattggtatCTGTATGTCATGACACTACGTGTcattgtttggttattttgtaaagcataccaatttttaataatacaaataaataattttttaatagaaagaactAATTTACCCTTTGATCTAAAAAAACAGAACCAAATTCCAAAAGCTCAAATCAGCCAAATCAAAGTCCATTTCAAGCTCAATACCATACATGCAATTTCAAACACAtttgtaaattgaaaaccaCTTATATATGAATTGCAGAATTAAAATTCCAACCtcaaatttattgaaaacaaactcaaataTCAACCAGCTATTACTTCTCGATCATTTACAAAGAACAAGcaaataacacaaaataaaagTTGATCATCAAAACAAAGCAATgaactaagaaaagaaaatcaaattcccAAAGCtcaaatcaaattcaattacaaGCTCAACACCATTAAAAAGTACTATAGAGAAAAATGgggttttaaaattaagaacaacaacaacaagaaaaatACACACTAACCTTCTCACCTCTCTCGATATACTTAACAGCAACGAGCTCATCAGTATGTTTATCTCTCATCAACCTAGCAACCCCAAAATTCCCTGAACCAATATCTTTAACCAATTCATAACGATCACTATCATGCATAATTGGCAAATCCATCCCAGCTCCCATTGCTGGTCGATCCATTTCACTCAAAGCTTAAAACCCTTTAAAATCCCCCccccaataaaaaaaaaactaaacccaaagaggaaaaatatgaaagaagCAAAACCCAAAACCTCTCACATCACATTATCATCTGATATACTAAAAAAAACCCAGATCAAAGCTTAGTCGGTGATTGGGTTTTTTGTGATTGTAAAACGTGGCAAAACAACGATCGTTTGATTGGGTTGTTGAATAAATGGGTTTTGGCTCGTGAAATTGTTTAACTCAAAAAGAAACTATACTTTTTTCTTTCTGGGGATTTGAATTGagatttgagaaagaaattttacaGATGAAAGAGCTCGTGAACTGTTTGgggctttttctttttttctctttatatctatatatgtatgtgtgtgtgtgtgtgtgtgtgtataggAACATTGAACCATGACGATggtttttttctgaaaatgagGGGTGCAAGGCAAGCAAACAATGGGCGATCTTGTTTCAGCAATattgtcttcttcttttttaccgTCCATTGCTTGAAGACACCATTTTTGAGTTACTTAAAAACATGCATTAATATTTATTACGTCTTTTATAAGTTTCTGCTACTGATAAaatatagggtaaactacacccaagaATCCAGGatgactaaattattagtaattttacgttttggtcactcaactttaaaaagttacaaaatggtcattgaattattcgaaagttttcatttaagatattgaactattcaaaaatttttatttaggttattgagtttttaagtttttatttttatttttatttttaatataaagtCTAGTTAGCAAGTTTCAAGCGATGATTTAACGATCGGTATAATGGATTAATACCCATCAATGAGTAGAAGAACAAAACCTTAGAGTCATTTCAATATGAAAGTCAATGTCGAAGatcgaaaaaaaattgtttagatTTTGGTTCACAAACTCATAACATTTAAAgatgtttcatgaaaaaagacTGAATTGAAAGAGAGAAGCGGAAGgagagctttcgattggtgcaGGCTATGCAAACAAAGAAAGTCGTACAAGAATGACTTTAACAACCCAATGACTGAAAACTTTCGAATGGTTCAGTGATCATTTCGTgactttttgaagttaaataaccaaaacaaaaacttactaatagtttagtggtCTTAGGTGTAGTTTGCcctgaaatttaaaaatagtagaagaaatGGTTAATGTACTATTTAGTACTTGAGTTTGATTCTAATGTTTgatttggtatttgagttttatttttgtttcaaattggtatCTTAGCTTagttttaatgttcaatttggcACCTAGGCCAAACAACATTACACCGCTTAATGAATATTTGACACATGTGCTCTAATTAAAAGAACGTATGTAGTTATTAGGACAAAAAAGTTTAGAatctaaattgaatattgaagctAAACTCAAGTATTTAAatagaacaaagaaaaaatcaagTACCAGATTGAAAAAAACTCAGGTACCAAACTGAACATTGAAGCCAAACTCAAGTACAAAATtaggacaaaaaaaaatcaagtaccaaataatatttaatcctAGAAGAAACTATATAGGCTTAACTACCAAATTGGCCACTAAATTATCCGATTTTCCCTCTTAGATACCTaaaggttttttcttttttttcttttatttttatctaaagtGGTACCTAAGACATGCTCTTATTGACTAGTATCATGTTTTAgataaaatgagatgatatgtaccacttttaacaaaaaaaaaaaaaagctttagGTACCTAAGTGTAAAAAAAGATAAAGTTTGATggctaattttttaattgggtATCTAAGTTTAGGACCAAAAGTGGGGAAAAAATATTGCAAAGTTAAAGAGGCTAACATGGATCAAAATAATtcagggaccaaattgaaaaagattaCCAATTTTATGGAGTAAATGTTTTAGTTTATCCTCTTCTTTACGACAAATTACACCTAAGgccactaaactattagtaagtttacattttagttactcaatttcaaaaagttacaaaatagttattgaattatttacaagttttcatttaaataattgggatattaaaattgatattgtaTAGTCTTTTCTATTTGCACTGCTTCCATCAACCGAAAGCTCGCCTTCCCCATCTTTTCTACAAGTTAGTTTTTCTCTTTACAAAACaactttgaaattaataatttatgaacCAAAATCCCAACAGTTTTTTTCCAATCTCCGGCACTAACTGTCAGattgacttggatctaaggtatgttatTCTACTTGTTGATGGGTACCGATTCACCATATCGATCGTTAAATTGACGCTTGAAGCTTGCTGGCCGGACtttaacaaaaaaagtaaacaacctagaaacttaaataaatacttttgaagaattcaataacttaaatgaagacttttgaataattcaatcactattttgtattttattttatccccatttttaatgaacctataaaataattgtatcaTGTAATGGAACAGGGGCCTAAGATTAATGGGCACTGGCCCAAAGCCCAAAGCCCAAAGCTTTACCATTTTCATGGTCgcctttgaaaaaaaaatggaaacaatcttttagattgaaAAAGGATTATGGATGTGCAGCAAATGATAGTAGCAGCAAACAAAGCTCAATGCTTCGTTTCCCCGCCTCTTTCAACCCTCATAATCACCATCAATACCCCTTCTTTAAACCCTAATACACCCGCCAAAACCCCCATGCGCACTTCCCTCTCTTTCCTCCGCCTCTTCCGCCCTCTTTCCCGCCCTCAAACCGTCCTTTTCCGCCCCCTCATCCCTCGCTACGCCGCGCCTCGGTTTTCCCCTTCTTTTTCCCGCCACTTCAGTGTATCTTCCGCCCCATTCTCAGCCTCCGCCGTTGGTTTCGTTGAAAAGGAaagggaagaagaagagagGTGGGATTTCTCCGACAACGAAACCGAAGCGAAACTCGTTTTCGAAGACAATGATGGGGTTTTCGCGGATAACGATATGAAGCACTTGGTGGCACCGGAGATCGAGGTTAAGGAACTAGACGAGTTGCCGGAGCAGTGGCGAAGGTCAAAGCTCGCTTGGCTTTGCAAAGAGTTGCCGGCTCATAAGGCGGGAACCTTGGTTAGGATCTTGAATGCGCAAAGGAAGTGGCTCAAGCAAGAGGATGCTACTTACTTGGCTGTTCATTGTATGAGAATTCGAGAAAATGAAACTGGTTTCAGGGTATATTAATTGATTTCTTTCTTCGAtttcattattgtttttgtttgccCAATTTGATGCTAAAAGTTCATGATTGAGggttttaggatttagggtttatgtgaATGACAAAGAACAATTGGTTGCCATTGCAAATTAGTtgatgttaatctttcacatttAGTTactttagggttttgggtttaaggATTGTTCTTAGTTTGTGCTGAAGTTAAGATTCCTGTGTTACAAGTAGTAACTCGCAAGTAACTTCTcgaaaaaaaacccaattttacGAAATTTCCGAAGCTATGAAACTTTGATTCCTTACTGATTCTGCTATGTTGTGTTTATGATTGTTGATATATGCTGTTTGTTGCTATATATTGCTTTTGAGTTTTTCAAGAGTCGAAGAAAAACGACTTTTAAGAACGGGAATCTGTGTGTCGTTTAACCATCCGAATTGCTGCTCTGGTTGTATGATCGATGTTGAGAAAATCTTTTTCTGCATTGCAGGTCTATAAGTGGATGATGCAGCAGCATTGGTATCGATTCGATTTTGCTCTTGCTACCAAGCTAGCAGATTACATGGGGAAGGAGAGGAAGTTTACGAAATGTCGGGAGATATTCGATGATATCATCAACCAGGGACGTGTGCCTAGTGAGTCTACGTTTCATATTCTGATTGTTGCATATCTTAGTACACCGGTTCAAGGTTGTTTAGACGAGGCTTGCGGTATTTACAATCGTATGATTCAGTTAGGAGGATACCAACCACGTCTTAGCTTACATAACTCGCTTTTCCGAGCTCTTTTAAACAGACCGGGAGGTTCTTCGAAATATTACTTAAAGCAAGCCGAGTttatctttcacaatttagaaACATGTGGTTTAGAGATGCAAAAAGAAATCTATACTGGCCTAATTTGGTTGCATAGCTATCAAGATACAGTGGATAAAGAAAGGATAAAATTGTTGAGGAAAATGATGCGAGAATCGGGTatggaagaaggaaaagaagtgCTCATTTCGATATTGAGAGCTTGTTCGAAGGATGGGGATGTTGAAGAAGCCGAAAGAACTTGGATCAAACTACTCGGTTCCAATGATAGTATCCCTTCTCAAGCTTTTGTTTATAAAATGGAAGTTTATTCAAAGGTTGGGGAAATTACGAAATCTTTGGAGGTATTCCGGGAGATGAAAAAGTGTTTGGGGTATACTAGCATCGCATCATACCACAAAATTATAGAGGTATTATGTGAATCCGAGCAAATGGACCTTGCTGAATCGTTCATGAAGGAACTCATTGAGAGTGGTATGAAGCCACTTATGCCATCGTACATCAAGCTAACAGATACATACCTCCGGTTGAACTATCACGATAAGCTCGAGTCGACCTTTTTAGAGTGCCTTGAGAAATGCCGACCGAATCGTACTATTTATAGTATATACTTGAGCTCGTTGGTGAAAGTTGGGAATCTCGGCAAAGCAGAGGAAATTTTCAATCACATGGGCGAGAATGTCACAATTGGTGTTAATGCGAAATCATGCAATACCATTTTATATGGATACCTTTCTTCCGGAGATAATTCGAAAGCAGAAAAGATATATGATTTGATGTGCCAGAAGAAATTCGAAATCGAATCTCCGTTGATGGAAAAGTTGGAAAGTGTCCTTAGATCGAGCCGGAAAGAGGTTAAGAAACCCGTGAGTTTAAAGCTAAGCAAAGAACAACGAGAGATTTTAATGGGGTTGCTTTTAGGCGGTTTACGGATAGACTCGGATGAAGAGAGAAAGAACCACATGATACGGTTCGAGTTTAATCCAAGTTCCATCCCACATTCTATTTTAAAGAGACATATTCACGATCAATACCACGAGTGGTTACATCCTTCGAGTAAGCTAACTGCTGGTAATGGTGATATCCCGCACAAGTTCAATACCATTTCACACTCGTATTTCGGTTTCTATGCGGACCAGTTTTGGCCAAAGGGTCAACCTGTGATCCCAAAGCTAATACACCGGTGGCTGTCTCCGATTGTACTTGCATACTGGTATATGTACGGGGGCTACAGAACATCAGCCGGGGATATCCTTTTGAAACTGAAAGGGAGCAGCGAAGGCGTCAAGAAAGTGGTGAAAACGTTGAAATCAAAATCCTTGAATTGCCGAGTGAAGCGAAAAGGGAGAGTGTTTTGGATCGGATTTCTCAGGACAGATTCAATGTGGTTCTGGAAACTGGTGGAACCATACGTCTTAGATGAGTTGAAAGATTTTCTCAAAGCAGGCAGCGAAACCGCAGATGATTGTGCGGTCAAATCTCGAGACATAAACTTTGACAGTGCATCCGATTCCGATGAAAAGGGTTCTTCCGATTATAGCGAAGATGATAATCCATAAGGCTTACACAAGTAAAAGTGCCATTCTTTGGTATAACGCATTCATCAAAGAAATTTGAGCTGCCTttgcaaaaaaattatgtaCAGTAGTGATCTTTTGCTatattatgtgtatatatatgtttttgtttccTTACAGGCTTTCGTGTCCAATGCTTACGCATTCCACTTTGTGTCGGGCAGGgttatacatatatttgatcTTAATACTTTTTTTGTTCCCAAGTTTTACTCACATTAGGGCTTGAACTTACAagttagtccctaaacttaataattattttcagattagggcctaaactttttttggtCTTGAAAATCTTAAAGTGTAGATCCTAATGTGGGATCAATTGCAAATTCAAACTTAAGTATgagaataattattaatttcagaGACTAACTTAGAACAAAAAAAGGTTGAAACCCCAATGAAAGAGATTTTATCAAGTCAAGGCCTCAAATAGtgatttaactcaattaaaatcgacaaatgttaaattttaatattatattaatacgggataaaataacatttagtaACTTGTTTGAAACATTTTTTATCCACTTCAATTTCTTAAGCCCGACTCTCATCTGATTTAAAGCACGAGGTTTAAAAGAAGTGGGTTGgcaaagaaaaagggaaaattaagGTTGTCATTAATGATGTTGAAATTCCGAACACAACGGTCGTGTAAGAAAAATCCTTTTTGTCTCCGCATTTACATGGATTCTACTCTCAAGAAAACAGTTATTAATCTTCAGGAGAGACAATCAAAtctatggttttttttattttcaaacacattaagcttttgtaataaaaaaatagaaaagcttCAGATGGATAAAAATGGCGTGAGGTTCAAATTCAATGCGTATGCACCTGAATTCGTGTCGAGATCGCGTACCCAAATGTTACCCGTTTCGACTTATTATTACCCTTTCTTTCACTATCGTAACGGTGGCGACGGtagtggtggtggtggaggatTTGATTGGTTCTTTGTCGGTAAACAAGAGCCGATTGTGGCTACTTATTTTATCCCGAATCATAATCTTTCTAACCCTAATTTTTATCCCGAATCATAATCTTTCTAACCCTAATTTTTATCCCAAGAATGTGCTCTCTGATGAGCTTCGCTTAAAGATCATCGAACaagttatgtttatttatttatttatttattttcaccTTAAATTTTCAAAGGATAAAGTCAcatttagtccttgaatttgGTAACTTTTTTCACCTTTGTCCTTCAAATTCTTTTTGTCCACATTTATCTCATAATTTGGTAGACATAAATTTGGATTCCGTTAATGAATAATGACGCGACACTTTAAGATTGTGCCACGGTAttacttgaattttttaaaattttttaactattttgtagattctatataatttttaggTGACAATGCGACATAATCTCAGAGTATTACATTATCAAACTTTAATGGAATtcaagttcaaggactaaattaaaataaattgccAAGTTTCGAGATTAATGTAAACCAAAAAAGTACAATGACCAAGGTGAAAAAAAGTTGTCAAGTCTAGCGACTATATGTTACTTTATCCCTTAAATTATTATCTACATAGCCATTCTATG from Gossypium raimondii isolate GPD5lz chromosome 1, ASM2569854v1, whole genome shotgun sequence harbors:
- the LOC105773114 gene encoding flavanone 3-dioxygenase 2, producing MGGIDQAFVQEPEQRPKPSTIEVDGIPVIDMSVSGTGGIEKLASEIGNACRKWGFFQVINHGVPLELRQRVEKVAKAFFDLPIEEKRKAKRDDLNFTGYHDEEHTKNVRDWKEVFDMLIEDPTFLPASPDPDDEEIRTYSNKWPENPPEFRETCQEYCREVEKLAFKLLELISLSLGLPANRLSDFFKHQTGMLRLNYYPPCPSPELALGVGRHRDGGALTVLAQDDVGGLQIRRQSDGEWIPIKPIPNAYIINIADALQVWSNDLYVSAEHRVVVNSEQERFSIPLFFFPSHYVKVEPLEELVNEQNPAKYKEYSWGKYYINRTGSNYKKLEAENLQIDHFKTPESK
- the LOC105773102 gene encoding serine/threonine-protein kinase SRK2E isoform X1; translation: MDRPAMGAGMDLPIMHDSDRYELVKDIGSGNFGVARLMRDKHTDELVAVKYIERGEKIDENVQREIINHRSLRHPNIIRFKEVILTPTHLAIVMEYAAGGELFERICNAGRFSEDEARFFFQQLISGVSYCHSMQVCHRDLKLENTLLDGSPAPRLKICDFGYSKSSLLHSQPKSTVGTPAYIAPEVLLKKEYDGKVADVWSCGVTIYVMLVGAYPFEDPEDPRNFHKTIHRIIHVQYSIPDYVHISPECRHLISRIFVADPAKRISIPEIKNHEWFLKNLPADLMDENSMNDQFEEPDQPMQSVDEIMQIISEATIPATNMNNLDSYLTGSLDPDDDMEDLDNDSELDIDSSGELIYAM
- the LOC105773102 gene encoding serine/threonine-protein kinase SRK2E isoform X2; the encoded protein is MSSLLLSISREIDENVQREIINHRSLRHPNIIRFKEVILTPTHLAIVMEYAAGGELFERICNAGRFSEDEARFFFQQLISGVSYCHSMQVCHRDLKLENTLLDGSPAPRLKICDFGYSKSSLLHSQPKSTVGTPAYIAPEVLLKKEYDGKVADVWSCGVTIYVMLVGAYPFEDPEDPRNFHKTIHRIIHVQYSIPDYVHISPECRHLISRIFVADPAKRISIPEIKNHEWFLKNLPADLMDENSMNDQFEEPDQPMQSVDEIMQIISEATIPATNMNNLDSYLTGSLDPDDDMEDLDNDSELDIDSSGELIYAM
- the LOC105773123 gene encoding pentatricopeptide repeat-containing protein At2g15820, chloroplastic, which translates into the protein MDVQQMIVAANKAQCFVSPPLSTLIITINTPSLNPNTPAKTPMRTSLSFLRLFRPLSRPQTVLFRPLIPRYAAPRFSPSFSRHFSVSSAPFSASAVGFVEKEREEEERWDFSDNETEAKLVFEDNDGVFADNDMKHLVAPEIEVKELDELPEQWRRSKLAWLCKELPAHKAGTLVRILNAQRKWLKQEDATYLAVHCMRIRENETGFRVYKWMMQQHWYRFDFALATKLADYMGKERKFTKCREIFDDIINQGRVPSESTFHILIVAYLSTPVQGCLDEACGIYNRMIQLGGYQPRLSLHNSLFRALLNRPGGSSKYYLKQAEFIFHNLETCGLEMQKEIYTGLIWLHSYQDTVDKERIKLLRKMMRESGMEEGKEVLISILRACSKDGDVEEAERTWIKLLGSNDSIPSQAFVYKMEVYSKVGEITKSLEVFREMKKCLGYTSIASYHKIIEVLCESEQMDLAESFMKELIESGMKPLMPSYIKLTDTYLRLNYHDKLESTFLECLEKCRPNRTIYSIYLSSLVKVGNLGKAEEIFNHMGENVTIGVNAKSCNTILYGYLSSGDNSKAEKIYDLMCQKKFEIESPLMEKLESVLRSSRKEVKKPVSLKLSKEQREILMGLLLGGLRIDSDEERKNHMIRFEFNPSSIPHSILKRHIHDQYHEWLHPSSKLTAGNGDIPHKFNTISHSYFGFYADQFWPKGQPVIPKLIHRWLSPIVLAYWYMYGGYRTSAGDILLKLKGSSEGVKKVVKTLKSKSLNCRVKRKGRVFWIGFLRTDSMWFWKLVEPYVLDELKDFLKAGSETADDCAVKSRDINFDSASDSDEKGSSDYSEDDNP